The genomic interval CGGAGACCTCCAGGCGCGCGTCCGGGTGCGCGAGTGCGTTCACGTTCGCGTCCGTACGTCGAGGACGTCGCGCAGGCCGTCGCCGAACAGGTTGAACGACAGCGTGGTCAGCGCGATCGCGAGGCCGGGGAAGATCGCGAACCAGGGCGCCTGGGTGATGTACTGCTGCGCGTCCGACAGCATCGTGCCCCAGCTGGGGGTCGGCGGCTGCTCACCCAGACCGAGGAACGAGAGCACCGCGGCGCCGATGATGGCCGTGGGGATCGCCACGGTCGCCTGCACGATCAGCGGGTTCACCGTGTTGGGCAGGATGTGCCTGACCAGCACGACGCGGTCCGGTGCTCCGTTGACCACCGCGGCCTCGACGTACTCCTGCTCGCGCAGCCCGAGCACCTCCCCGCGCGTGACGCGGACGAAGCCGGGCACCTGCGAGACCGCGAGCGCGATCGTGGCGTTGATCAGCGAGGGGCCGAGGATCGCGGCGAGCCCGACGGCGAGGATGAGGAACGGGAACGCGAGCACGACGTCGGTCACCCGCGAGATGACCGGGTCGAGCCAGCCGCGGTAGTAGCCGGCCAGGAGTCCGATCGGCACCGCCACGAGCATCGCGAGCAGCGTGGAGAGCACGCCGGCCGTGAGCGACGCGCGGGAGCCGACGACGAGTCGCGAGAGCAGGTCGCGGCCGACGTCGTCGGTGCCGAGCAGGTGCCCAGGGCTCCCCGGTGGCACCAGGATCAGCGCGTAGTCCGACGCGCTCGGGTCGTGCGGCGCGACCCACGGCGCGAGCACGGCGACCAGCACCACGACGGCGACGCCGAGGAGCCCGACCACGGCCGGTGGGCGCCTGGTGAACCTGCGTCGCAGCCGGCGGCGGTCAGCGCCCGGAGAGCGCAGCGGCTCGGCAAGGGCGCTCATGACGACCCTCCCGTCACCCGGATCCGCGGGTTCAGCAGCGAGTACGCGAGGTCGACGAGCAGGTTGGCGAGGATGTACCCGGTCGCCGTGACGAGCACGACGCCCTGCAGCGACGGGTAGTCGCGGCTGAACACCGAGTCGATGGTCATCTTGCCGATGCCGGGGATCACGAAGATCTGCTCCGTGATCACCGCGCCGGAGATCAGCGCGCCGAGCTGCAGGCCCACCACGGTGACCACCGTGACGAGACTGTTGCGCAGGGCGTGCAGGCCGACGACGACCCGTTCCGACATGCCCTTGGCGCGTGCCGTACGCACGTAGTCGGCCGACAGCGACTCGAGCATCGCCGACCGCATCTGCCGCATGATCACCGCGGCCAGGCCCGTGCCGAGGACGACCGCCGGCATGAGCATGTGCGAGAGGTTGCCGATGGGATCGGTGAGCGGCACGAAGCCGGACGCAGGCAGCCACGGCAGGTGCACGGCGAACGCAAGGATGAGCAGGATGCCCAGCCAGAAGTTCGGGACCGACAGTCCCGCGAGCGCGGCCGTGCTGCACAGGTAGTCGAGCACCGACCCCCGCCGTACCGCGGCCACGATGCCGAGCGGCACCCCGATGACCACGGCGACCAGCAGCGCGAGCACGGTGAGCTCGAACGTGATCGGCAGGCGTTCGAGCACGGCCTGCGCGACCGGCAGCCCGCTGGTCGGCGACTTGCCGAGGTCACCCTGCAGCGCGTGCCCGACCCACAGTCCGTACTGGACGAGCATCGGCTTGTCGAGGCCGTACTCCGCCCTGATCGCCGCGAGCACCTCGGGGCTGGACGACTCGGCGGACATCGCCACCGCCGGGTCGCCGGGCAGCGCACGCACCCCGACGAACACGACCACGGTCGCGGCGGCGAGCGTGATCAGCGAGACGCCGAGACGCCGTAGCAGGAACCACAGCACGGCGGCGTCAGCCCGTCTTCGCCGCCGTCTTGAGCCGGATCAGCCCGTCACCGAAGTACGCGATGCCGGTGACGTCGGTCCGGTGTCCCAGGATCAGCTTCGGGTGGTTGAGGTAGATGAGGTTGTTGTGCTCGAGGAACGCCTCGGTGAGCTCGGTGAAGATCCGCTTGCGCTCCGCCTCGTCGGTCGTGGCGCGTTCCTCGGCGATGAGCTTCGTGACGTCGTCGTAGTCGGCGCCGCTGTAGCTGTTGGTGCTCGTCGGGTCCCAGAACGGCGCGATGTTCTGGTCCGGGTCGAGACGCCCCGACCAGCCGACGTTGAACACCTCGAACTTGCCTGCCTGCGCGTTGCTCAGCCCTGTGGTGAACTCGGTCGGCTGCACCTTGACCTCGAAGCCGGCCTTCTTGGCCATCGACTGGATGACGGTGCCGAGCTTCGTCGCCTGGCTGTTCGCGGCCTGGACGACGACCTCCACCGGAATCGGCGTCTTCACCCCGCTCTGCCGCACCAGCTGCTTCGCCCTCGCGACGTCGACCTTCGGGCACGGGGTGTCCGTCGCGTACGGGCTCGTCGGCGGGATCGGCGTGCACGCGGGCACGTACTGCCCCTCGTTGACGACCTTGTTGACCGCGTCCCTGTCGATGGTGAGGGCGAACGCCTCGCGCAGCTCCGCCGACCTGGCGAGCGGGTTGTCGACGGTCCGGTGCGGCGACTTGCCCGCGCCGTTGCTGTTGGACACGTTGATCGTCATGCCGTCGTATCCGAGTGAGGTGACGGGGAGGAGCTTCACTCCCTCGGCCGACTCCAGCTGCTTGGTGTCCGTCGGCTCCACGCGGTCGGCGATGTCGATGTCACCCGAGCGCAGGTTGGCGGCACGGACGTTCGGCTGGGTCACGACGGTGAACGTCACGCCGTCGAGTCGCACCTTCGCCTTGTCGTAGTACTCCGTCGACTTCTTCAGCACGATCCGGTCGGTCGACGGCCGCTCCTCGAACGCGAACGGTCCCACGCAGACCGGGTCGGTGCCGAAGTCGCCACCGAGCTTCTTCAGCTGCTTCGACGACAGGATCATCCCCGACCGGTCGGCGAGGATCGACGTCAGCGGCGAGAACGGCACCTTCAGGTCGAGCCGGACGGTCTCGTCGTCGACGGCCGTCACGGACTCGACCGAGCTCAGCTCCGCCGCACGCGACGACTTCGGGTCGGTGCGGTAGTGGTCGATCGTGGTCTTGACCGCGGCGGCGTCGAGCGGCGTGCCGTCGTTGAACTTCACGCCGGGACGCAGCTTGATGGTGTACGACTTGCCGTCCTCGTCGATCTCCGGCTCCGCGGCCGCGAGCTGCGGCTGGATCCGCAGGTCGGCGTCGACGTCGTAGAGCTTCTCGCACATGTTCGCGAAGACGATGCGGCCGACGTACGTCGACGCGACGGTCGGGTCGAGCGCGTCGGGCGCCTCGGCGAGCCCGATGGTGACGGTGCCCCCGGACTTGGCGGGTCCGCTCGACGGCCCGCCGCCCGTGCCCGACGGCGTCGAGCAGGCGACGAGCCCGGCGGCCGCGACGAGCGCGGCGGGAAGGAGGAATCGGCGTTGTCTCATCGGGATCGCCCCCATCGGCTGATTGATGAGAATGGGCTGGCAGTGACCAAGTCCCCGTCGACGAGTACCCGACAGAAAACTGTAGACAATCAACCGTGTCAACCCTGTGACGCACGGTGAACGACCCCGTCGGTGGCCGGGAGTACGTTCGGTGGATGACCGCTCCCACCGACCGCGTGCCCGCCGTGCTCGAGGATCCGGGCCTACACGTGTCCGACCCGCGCGAGCTGCTCCTCGGCCACCTCGACTGGTACGCCGACGCCCTCCGCCGCAAGCTCGCCGGGCTCTCCGACGCCGCGCTCCGCACCCCGGTCGAGCCGATCGGCTGGGCTCCCCTCGGCGTCGTGCAGCATCTCGGCTGGGTCGAGCGCCGCTGGTTGCGCTGGGGCTTCGCCGCGCAGGACGTCGTCGCGTACGCACCCGAGGGCGACGAGGCCGAGTGGGCGATCCCGCCCGACTGCTCCGCCGCGGACGTGCTCGGCGCCTACGCCGAGGAGGTGCGCCTCGCCCGTGCCGCGATCGGCGACGCGCCGCTCGACGCTCCCGCGCGCGTCGGCGGCAGGTTCCCGACCGCGCACGACGCCCCGACCCTCGGCCGCATCCTGTTCCACCTGCTCCAGGAGTACGCGCGTCACGCGGGTCACCTCGACGTCGCCCGCGAGCTGGTCGACGGCACCACCGGGGAGTGAGGGAGACTCGGTGACGTGAGAGTCGACTTCGCCGACGTGACGGCAGCTCCGCTCCTGGCGGGGCACGGTCTGCAGTGGTTCCTGGCGGGCGTGTTCGTGCTGGGCGTCGTCGTGACGTTCGTCCTGCTCCGCACCGCGCGACGTCCCAACCCGAACCGCCCGGCGCCGATCACCCACCCCCGCCTGGTCCCGCGACCCGACGACGACCCTGACGGCGACACGCGTG from Streptosporangiales bacterium carries:
- a CDS encoding ABC transporter substrate-binding protein, which translates into the protein MGAIPMRQRRFLLPAALVAAAGLVACSTPSGTGGGPSSGPAKSGGTVTIGLAEAPDALDPTVASTYVGRIVFANMCEKLYDVDADLRIQPQLAAAEPEIDEDGKSYTIKLRPGVKFNDGTPLDAAAVKTTIDHYRTDPKSSRAAELSSVESVTAVDDETVRLDLKVPFSPLTSILADRSGMILSSKQLKKLGGDFGTDPVCVGPFAFEERPSTDRIVLKKSTEYYDKAKVRLDGVTFTVVTQPNVRAANLRSGDIDIADRVEPTDTKQLESAEGVKLLPVTSLGYDGMTINVSNSNGAGKSPHRTVDNPLARSAELREAFALTIDRDAVNKVVNEGQYVPACTPIPPTSPYATDTPCPKVDVARAKQLVRQSGVKTPIPVEVVVQAANSQATKLGTVIQSMAKKAGFEVKVQPTEFTTGLSNAQAGKFEVFNVGWSGRLDPDQNIAPFWDPTSTNSYSGADYDDVTKLIAEERATTDEAERKRIFTELTEAFLEHNNLIYLNHPKLILGHRTDVTGIAYFGDGLIRLKTAAKTG
- a CDS encoding ABC transporter permease subunit, which codes for MLWFLLRRLGVSLITLAAATVVVFVGVRALPGDPAVAMSAESSSPEVLAAIRAEYGLDKPMLVQYGLWVGHALQGDLGKSPTSGLPVAQAVLERLPITFELTVLALLVAVVIGVPLGIVAAVRRGSVLDYLCSTAALAGLSVPNFWLGILLILAFAVHLPWLPASGFVPLTDPIGNLSHMLMPAVVLGTGLAAVIMRQMRSAMLESLSADYVRTARAKGMSERVVVGLHALRNSLVTVVTVVGLQLGALISGAVITEQIFVIPGIGKMTIDSVFSRDYPSLQGVVLVTATGYILANLLVDLAYSLLNPRIRVTGGSS
- a CDS encoding DUF664 domain-containing protein, producing the protein MTAPTDRVPAVLEDPGLHVSDPRELLLGHLDWYADALRRKLAGLSDAALRTPVEPIGWAPLGVVQHLGWVERRWLRWGFAAQDVVAYAPEGDEAEWAIPPDCSAADVLGAYAEEVRLARAAIGDAPLDAPARVGGRFPTAHDAPTLGRILFHLLQEYARHAGHLDVARELVDGTTGE
- a CDS encoding ABC transporter permease subunit; the encoded protein is MSALAEPLRSPGADRRRLRRRFTRRPPAVVGLLGVAVVVLVAVLAPWVAPHDPSASDYALILVPPGSPGHLLGTDDVGRDLLSRLVVGSRASLTAGVLSTLLAMLVAVPIGLLAGYYRGWLDPVISRVTDVVLAFPFLILAVGLAAILGPSLINATIALAVSQVPGFVRVTRGEVLGLREQEYVEAAVVNGAPDRVVLVRHILPNTVNPLIVQATVAIPTAIIGAAVLSFLGLGEQPPTPSWGTMLSDAQQYITQAPWFAIFPGLAIALTTLSFNLFGDGLRDVLDVRTRT